A stretch of DNA from Oscillatoria salina IIICB1:
GGCTTAATAAATCCATTAACTAAACCAATAGCCAGCGCGGCAATTATTGCTGCGGGAAAGTTAGCTAAGTCTACTCCTGGAAATACGATGTCTACTACTAGCAAGCTTAATGCTGTAGCAAGTATGGTTAACAATGAGCCAATCATAATTTTTTCTTTTTTCCTTTCTTTTACAATCTGCAATATTTTATTGATTTTTTGCTACTTACCATTTTGCACTTCGATCGGCTTGAATTGCATCTCTACAGAGATAGATTTTGCTGGGACAATCTCTTAAATAAGCGAGGGTTTATGTCTTTCGATATATAACTCTAAGTTTCGGTCTGGTTTCGGATTTTTTAGACAAGAAAGCTAAATTTTAGTCAGATAAGCTAATTTGGGGGAAGGATGAGCCAATTAACCGAATAATACCTAAGAGAGAGGTAAGAAAAAGCCTTTTTTTGCTAGGTTAAATAAAAGAAGTCGCAATAAAAAATATTAAGAGGAATCCAAATAAGATGAATTTATTAAGAATTATCCTAGCACTTTTTCTACCTCCTGTAGCCGTTTACTTAACGATGGGAGTCAGTCAAGCTCTAATTATCAACATTTTACTCACTTTCTTGGGAATTCTTCCCGGTAGTATCCACGCTTTGTGGGTAATTGTTAAGCATGAAGAGAAAGCTGGCGAACCGATGGTATAAAATAAGCTGATTTTTCTCTTCCATCCTCAAAAGGTTGCTCGATGAAGAGCGCCTTTTTTTTATTCTCAAGTTGTTAAAAAAAAATTGATAATTATTCCCCCTTTCCTTGAAGGGAAAGGGGTTGAGGGCTTAGGTTAGACAATTCCTAATAGCAAATTTTAAGAGGAATGTCTCGCGCTGATAAGCCGATTAGAAATTTATCCCCAGTCTGAAAAAGGGGAGAACTAAAGGGCGATTTTAGCTTAAATTTGCCGAATGAAATCGCTCTTAATTAAATCTCTGGTTTGTGAGGTTTGTTGTCTTGAAAAGCTTCTTTAGCTGAGTTCCACAAATCTTTTAATAACTGCTTGACTCGCTTTTCTTTTTTAGCTAAAGCTGAGCCTGCTTCACCTAATTTTGATTCAAATTCGACTCGCTTTTGCTTAACAGTTTCAGCGACAACTTCAGGTTTATTTTCGGTTTGATTGTACCAAGTTTTAACTTCGTCTAAATATTTTTGCACTTCTGGATAACGTTCGCCATAACGAGCAGCTAAATTAGCTCTAATTATTGCCAATTGGGCTTTTAATTGAGCGTAACGTTTTTGAAGTAAAGCAACTTCTTCGCTATCTTTGACAGTTTCGATAGCGGATTCTAAACTAGTTTTGATCTCGCTAGCTTTGTCTTGACTGCTGTCTTTAATATCGTTGAGGTAAGTATCTACTTCTGCTTCGAGTTCTTTTTCTTCACGTTCCATTTGAGCTTCGAGTTTTTCTACTTCTTTTTGAGTTTGAGAAAGTGCTTCGCGTCTTTTGCTACTTGCAGCTTCAATTGCTCCTTCAATAGAGGCAGTAATTTCTTCTTTTGCTTCTTGTCCTTTAGTTTGCAAATTGTCAATTACGGTGCTGACAGCATCTTTAACTAAAGTGCGAATTTCGCTAGAACCTTCTTGGAGTTCTGCTATTGCTTGGGAGACGGCATTTTTGACAATTTCGCGAATATTTTCGCTGCGGAGTTTGCCTTCGTTTTTGGCTTTGTTAAGGTCTTCTGTAACTCGTTCTTTGATAGAATTAGGCATGGTTAAGCTTTTCCTCAAGTGTTTAGTTAATTAAATTTTCTCGCAAAAACGCGAACGTAGGAAAAATTAGTTTGTTTGAGTATGGTTAATTTTGGTTAGGGGAATTGGTTAATTTTTTAACTTCCTCTTATTCCTTCTCTATGGTCTCTTAGTGTCACCAAAATGTGTTCTGTCTCTAGACATAAAAGTGAGCTAATTACTGAAAAGTGGCGAAAAAATTAAGATTATTTAATAATGGTGGTTAATTAGGCGATTAATTTAGCGATGACGCGGTTTCTCCCGGATTGTTTTGCTTGATAAAGGGCTTTGTCAGCTTCAGAGATCAGAGTGTCGTGAGATATCTTAGTGCTAGGAATAACGGTAGCCAAACCGAGACTAAGAGTAACGATATCGCTAACTTGAGAGCCGTGGTGAGGAATGTTTAAAGCAGCGATGCTAGTACGAATATTTTTAGCAACTTCCATACCTCCTTCAAGTTTGGTATCGGGTAGAATTACGGCGAACTCTTCACCACCGTAACGAGCAGCCAAATCGGCGGGTCGTCTGATATTCTGTTCAATAACTTTAGCAACTTGCTGAAGGCAAAAATCTCCCGCTTGATGTCCGTAAGTATCGTTATAAGCTTTAAAAAAATCCACATCACACATAATCAAGGATAATGAGGAACAACTACGCACACCTCGTCTCCATTCGATTTGAAGGCGATCGCTAAAGCAGCGACGGTTAGCAACTCCTGTCAAACCATCCACATTAACCAAACGTTGTAACTCTTGATTGACGGTTTCAAGTTGTTTAGTCAGCGATCGCTGTTTTTCGAGACTTTGACGTAATTGAATCATCGCCCATCTTTCCGCCAACAGACGACGCACTCGCTGACGCAAAACCGCCCAATGTATGGGTTTAGTAACGTAATCAGTTGCACCCACTTCAAAAGCGAGATCCACCGAACCTCGATCGTCAAGAGCAGTAATCATTAAAACTGGGGGACAATCATCACCGAGGAGAGTTTGCAACTTAGCGCAACAAGTAAAACCATCCATACTCGGCATCATTGCATCTAACAAAATCATCTCCGGTTGTTGCTGCTGACAAAAAGCCAAAGCTTCTTCTCCATCAGCAACACTAACAACGCGATAACCTTCTTTTTCCATTGCGCGACAGAGAATAATCCGCAGAGTTTTCTCGTCATCGACAACGAGAATTAAAGGAGGAGTGGAGGCAAAACTTGACTCAATCATTTTGCTTTTCAGATGCTCTAATTGCGAAGCCGCAACGACGCGCCGATCCTCAAGATCAACCTGTTCGAGTAAGTTTTGACAACCTGTAGTTGTTCCTGAGCGATCGCCTCATGAATTCGGCTTCCTTAAATTCCGACTCTAAGGCTAATTTATTCGTCGATCAATTAATCCAGCTACTAAACCACATCCGCATTTGGAAACCTTGCTCGGATAAGGGTAAA
This window harbors:
- a CDS encoding YqaE/Pmp3 family membrane protein yields the protein MNLLRIILALFLPPVAVYLTMGVSQALIINILLTFLGILPGSIHALWVIVKHEEKAGEPMV
- a CDS encoding GumC domain-containing protein, whose amino-acid sequence is MPNSIKERVTEDLNKAKNEGKLRSENIREIVKNAVSQAIAELQEGSSEIRTLVKDAVSTVIDNLQTKGQEAKEEITASIEGAIEAASSKRREALSQTQKEVEKLEAQMEREEKELEAEVDTYLNDIKDSSQDKASEIKTSLESAIETVKDSEEVALLQKRYAQLKAQLAIIRANLAARYGERYPEVQKYLDEVKTWYNQTENKPEVVAETVKQKRVEFESKLGEAGSALAKKEKRVKQLLKDLWNSAKEAFQDNKPHKPEI
- a CDS encoding response regulator; its protein translation is MIESSFASTPPLILVVDDEKTLRIILCRAMEKEGYRVVSVADGEEALAFCQQQQPEMILLDAMMPSMDGFTCCAKLQTLLGDDCPPVLMITALDDRGSVDLAFEVGATDYVTKPIHWAVLRQRVRRLLAERWAMIQLRQSLEKQRSLTKQLETVNQELQRLVNVDGLTGVANRRCFSDRLQIEWRRGVRSCSSLSLIMCDVDFFKAYNDTYGHQAGDFCLQQVAKVIEQNIRRPADLAARYGGEEFAVILPDTKLEGGMEVAKNIRTSIAALNIPHHGSQVSDIVTLSLGLATVIPSTKISHDTLISEADKALYQAKQSGRNRVIAKLIA